A single genomic interval of Lathyrus oleraceus cultivar Zhongwan6 chromosome 7, CAAS_Psat_ZW6_1.0, whole genome shotgun sequence harbors:
- the LOC127102783 gene encoding uncharacterized protein LOC127102783, with translation MAEYEACILGIKTTIDLRIKILEVYGDLELVIYQIKGDWDTRHPNLILYREHVMKIIPYFDEINFHHIPREDNQLVDALATLSSMFKVKWANEAPVITIQRLDEPTYCLAVEVKTDGKPWFYNIKRYLEKHKYPNDIFITYKKILRKLSANFFLSGGVLYKRNFNLVLLRCVDRHEADLLIKEIHEGSFGIHANGHAMAKKIIRAGYHYSKKCHKFQIYADKVHMPPTPLNVLSAP, from the coding sequence atggcggagtatgaagcatGCATCTTGGGAATTAAAACAACTATTGATCTACGAATCAAGATTCTAGAGGTGTATGGAGACTTAGAACTCGTCATCTATCAAATTAAAGGAGATTGGGATACCCGTCATCCCAATTTGATTCTGTACCGAGAGCATGTCATGAAGATAATCCCCTACTTTGATGAGattaatttccatcatattcctagggAGGATAACCAGTTAGtcgatgccttggctactctgtcATCTATGTTCAAGGTCAAGTGGGCTAACGAAGCACCTGTTATTACAATTCAACGTCTAGACGAGCCAACATATTGCTTAGCAGTTGAAGTTAAAACTGATGGCAAGCCATGGTTTTATAACATCAAGCGATATCTTGAGAAGCATAAGTATCCAAACGACATCTTCATCACATACAAGAAGATCTTGAGGAAGTTATCAGCCAATTTCTTTCTAAGTGGTGGTGTGCTATACAAAAGAAACTTTAATTTAGTTCtactcagatgtgtggatagacacgaagcagacctacTCATCAAAGAGATCCATGAAGGTTCTTTCGGAATTCATGCAAACGGACATGCGATGGCAAAGAAAATCATTAGAGCTGGTTACCATTATTCCaagaaatgccacaagtttcaaatttatgctgacaaggtgcacaTGCCACCTACTCCTCTGAATGTTTTATCTGCTCCATAG